In a genomic window of Algoriphagus halophilus:
- a CDS encoding M28 family metallopeptidase has translation MHSKPLLLLLFLGILWSCQTREQETYKFQVSDLEPQLAKLASDEFMGRMPFTEGERITVNYLEKEFKEMGLEPGNGDSYFQEVPLVSIQTLPADQMTVSSSSQTIQLEGLKDYVLWSQRTDPEVSFQDAEMVFAGFGIIAPEYGWDDYENIDVKDKIVVVLVNDPGFGTEDESFFKGNTMTYYGRWTYKYEEAIRQGALGCLIVHNTIPAGYGFNVIQNKWDASLLYLDERGNDAYKTAFEGWLTLPTANKLFEMAGLDGRKLLADARKPDFQAIPMNLTASTSMQVIAKYDVSKNVVAKVTGATKPEDVIIYTAHWDHFGYGAPDETGDSIYNGALDNASGTAALLALARAFKTDPQPERTVVFLAVTAEEQGLWGSAYYAQNPIFPKELTVANINMDGINPYGKMKDVSLIGIGQSEMEDLLNVELEKVGRYSAPDPTPSAGYYFRSDHFNFAKIGVPALYFSNGIDHVEKGKEYGKELEDLYVQNYYHKPSDEYDPSRWNLDGAVDDVQVLYEVGRNLANSGNWPKWKPNSEFRALRESYMK, from the coding sequence ATGCATTCAAAGCCACTTTTATTACTCCTTTTTCTTGGGATATTATGGAGTTGTCAAACGAGGGAGCAAGAAACTTACAAGTTTCAAGTTTCTGATTTGGAACCCCAGTTAGCCAAGCTTGCTTCCGATGAATTTATGGGTAGAATGCCCTTTACAGAGGGAGAGAGAATTACTGTCAATTATTTGGAAAAGGAATTTAAGGAAATGGGTCTAGAGCCAGGAAATGGAGATTCCTATTTTCAAGAGGTTCCTTTGGTTTCCATACAGACCCTCCCCGCAGATCAAATGACGGTTAGTTCATCTAGCCAGACCATCCAATTAGAAGGGCTAAAAGATTATGTTCTCTGGTCGCAGAGGACGGATCCTGAAGTTAGTTTTCAAGATGCAGAAATGGTATTTGCAGGTTTCGGAATAATCGCTCCTGAGTATGGTTGGGATGATTATGAAAACATTGATGTCAAAGATAAAATTGTGGTTGTCCTTGTGAACGACCCTGGATTTGGGACCGAGGATGAAAGTTTTTTTAAAGGGAATACCATGACCTACTATGGTCGATGGACTTATAAATACGAAGAAGCAATTCGTCAGGGAGCTTTAGGTTGCTTGATTGTTCACAATACTATCCCTGCAGGCTACGGCTTTAATGTCATCCAAAATAAGTGGGATGCTTCCTTGCTATATTTGGACGAAAGGGGAAATGATGCCTACAAAACTGCTTTTGAAGGATGGTTGACCTTGCCCACAGCAAATAAACTTTTTGAAATGGCAGGATTAGATGGAAGGAAGCTTTTAGCTGATGCGAGAAAACCAGATTTTCAGGCAATACCAATGAATCTAACGGCAAGTACTTCTATGCAGGTAATTGCTAAATATGATGTGTCAAAAAATGTTGTAGCTAAAGTTACTGGTGCCACTAAACCAGAGGATGTGATTATTTATACTGCCCATTGGGATCACTTCGGTTATGGAGCTCCCGATGAAACAGGGGATAGTATTTACAACGGAGCATTGGATAATGCATCGGGAACCGCGGCATTATTGGCATTGGCAAGGGCTTTTAAAACGGACCCTCAACCTGAACGTACGGTCGTGTTTCTGGCAGTAACTGCGGAAGAACAGGGGCTATGGGGCTCTGCATATTATGCCCAAAATCCGATTTTCCCGAAAGAGCTTACAGTCGCCAACATCAATATGGATGGGATCAATCCATATGGTAAAATGAAAGACGTTTCTTTAATAGGAATAGGACAATCTGAAATGGAAGATTTATTGAATGTAGAACTCGAGAAAGTAGGGAGGTATTCTGCTCCAGATCCCACTCCATCTGCAGGTTATTATTTCAGATCAGATCATTTCAATTTTGCTAAAATCGGTGTTCCTGCGCTTTATTTCAGTAATGGTATAGACCATGTAGAAAAAGGAAAAGAATATGGGAAGGAATTGGAAGATCTGTACGTTCAAAATTATTACCACAAACCTTCTGATGAATACGATCCTAGCAGATGGAACCTAGATGGAGCGGTGGATGATGTTCAGGTCCTATATGAGGTGGGAAGAAATCTGGCCAACTCAGGTAATTGGCCTAAGTGGAAGCCAAATTCCGAGTTCCGGGCACTTCGTGAATCCTATATGAAATAA
- a CDS encoding DinB family protein, producing MKRIQIFTLSFFIALFFSGVSNAQVIEPPKGYSHDIGNMVAMLDDIKGRIFRITSSMNQEQVDFLLDDKANRIGAMILHLAATEAFYQVYTFENREFNESEEAKWMKGLMLGEDAREEYKGKPISYYFEIWDEVREQTKALLKEKDDKWFTSKAAGTEMNNYWAWFHVMEHQSNHMGQIALLRSRLPQ from the coding sequence ATGAAACGAATACAAATTTTTACGCTCTCATTTTTCATTGCCCTCTTTTTCAGTGGTGTTTCCAATGCTCAAGTGATCGAACCTCCAAAAGGATATTCCCATGACATTGGAAATATGGTCGCCATGTTAGACGACATCAAAGGGAGAATTTTTAGGATCACTAGTTCCATGAATCAGGAACAGGTAGATTTTCTTTTGGATGATAAAGCCAATAGAATCGGAGCCATGATTTTGCACTTGGCAGCAACCGAAGCATTCTATCAGGTTTATACATTTGAAAATAGAGAGTTTAATGAATCCGAAGAGGCCAAATGGATGAAAGGGTTAATGCTTGGAGAGGATGCCCGGGAAGAGTATAAAGGAAAGCCAATTTCATATTATTTCGAAATTTGGGATGAAGTAAGGGAACAAACCAAAGCTTTGCTGAAGGAAAAAGACGATAAATGGTTTACTTCAAAGGCAGCAGGAACTGAGATGAATAATTATTGGGCTTGGTTCCACGTAATGGAGCATCAATCAAACCATATGGGGCAAATTGCCTTACTAAGGTCTAGACTACCTCAATAA
- a CDS encoding VOC family protein, protein MKLEHLAIWVENLEMMKDFYCKYFAMTAGEKYHNPSKNFTSYFLSFESGARIELMHKQEIFTPEQRNHSFGYTHIALSTGSKEKVLSLTEKLRNDGFEIVGEPRTTGDGYFESIILDPEGNHIELTI, encoded by the coding sequence ATGAAACTTGAGCACTTGGCAATTTGGGTTGAAAACCTGGAAATGATGAAGGATTTCTATTGTAAATACTTTGCCATGACTGCAGGAGAAAAATACCATAATCCTTCTAAAAACTTCACGTCCTACTTTTTATCATTTGAATCAGGGGCAAGAATTGAACTGATGCACAAACAGGAAATATTCACTCCAGAACAACGAAATCATTCCTTTGGGTATACTCATATTGCCCTTTCAACAGGAAGTAAAGAAAAGGTCCTTAGTTTAACAGAAAAGTTGAGAAATGATGGTTTTGAAATCGTCGGCGAACCCAGAACCACCGGTGATGGCTATTTCGAAAGTATCATTTTAGATCCGGAAGGAAATCATATTGAACTCACTATCTAA
- a CDS encoding DUF4153 domain-containing protein: MKFPSLQQLSEDAIRSAKRFPLSLVTAFLASTLLIYLIEIDRFDQEIQLVNLLLVLMLGIPLFFCVDIYGEKHQFSPIKRKISWIVVVILLGLVYFSFPSENTFTNTRIPYIRYLVYNLTAHLLVAFLSYWDEKSDDSFWKFNENIFIRVVTGVFYSLVIHTGISLAMGAVSLLFSIEIDPKNYFYIFILSIGIFNTWFFLAGAPKDLNEGVSLINYPKGLKIFTQFILIPLLLVYMTILYIYGGKIIFTWDWPKGIVSYMIIAISVLGIFTNLLLFPIQDQKESSWIRTFYKAFYFLIIPLIIILFLAIGIRVKEYGLTVNRYIVLLMGVWLTFIAGYFIIGPGKIKTIPISLAIFMILGSFGPWGMFSLSESNQIKRLEHILTESEILQNGKIQNEVFWEISEKGALKPTVQKNTNRITPQDQNEVNSIIQYLETYHGLNSILPWFEQDLATLFQEADDPEKRNISLNYSKFIVESMGLSYVNELQIQLNDKLPIHFRWEIQFQEVRPISGYDYELAFDLNLETNLDKTWPVPEIGIAKIWVDEDLSTFHVEIGNVKGHVDLIEMKKEIENLYGQGYVQNISPADMSFEIPNDSMKIQIVFQSVSKNSETEKEVDQLHGIILLGKK; the protein is encoded by the coding sequence ATGAAATTTCCATCACTACAACAATTAAGTGAGGATGCAATCCGGAGTGCTAAGAGATTCCCGTTGAGCTTAGTCACGGCTTTTTTAGCTTCTACTTTACTGATCTATTTAATTGAAATAGACCGTTTCGACCAAGAAATACAGCTTGTCAATCTCCTTCTGGTTTTGATGCTGGGAATCCCTCTTTTCTTCTGTGTAGACATTTATGGTGAAAAACATCAATTCTCTCCAATAAAAAGAAAGATAAGCTGGATTGTAGTGGTCATTTTGTTAGGCCTTGTCTATTTTTCATTTCCTTCTGAAAACACATTTACCAATACCAGAATCCCCTATATAAGATACCTGGTATATAATCTTACCGCTCATTTGTTAGTGGCTTTTCTCTCTTATTGGGATGAAAAAAGTGATGATTCCTTCTGGAAGTTTAACGAAAATATTTTCATCCGAGTGGTGACTGGTGTCTTCTACTCATTAGTGATACATACGGGTATTTCCTTGGCAATGGGAGCTGTATCCCTTTTGTTTTCCATTGAAATTGACCCTAAAAATTACTTCTACATATTTATTCTATCCATTGGAATTTTCAACACTTGGTTCTTTTTGGCAGGCGCTCCAAAAGATTTAAACGAAGGAGTATCCCTAATCAACTATCCTAAAGGATTAAAAATCTTCACCCAGTTTATACTGATTCCTTTACTACTGGTATACATGACCATTCTCTATATCTATGGAGGAAAAATCATCTTCACATGGGATTGGCCAAAAGGAATCGTCAGCTATATGATCATTGCGATTTCAGTATTGGGGATATTTACCAATCTTCTATTATTCCCTATACAAGACCAGAAAGAAAGTAGCTGGATCAGGACATTCTACAAAGCATTTTATTTTTTGATCATCCCTTTAATCATCATTTTATTCCTAGCCATTGGAATACGAGTGAAGGAATATGGATTGACGGTCAACCGGTATATTGTGCTACTTATGGGTGTCTGGCTCACATTTATAGCAGGTTATTTTATAATTGGACCTGGAAAAATTAAGACCATCCCCATATCTCTTGCAATCTTTATGATTTTGGGTTCCTTCGGTCCTTGGGGCATGTTTAGTTTGAGTGAGTCCAACCAAATAAAAAGACTTGAGCATATTTTGACCGAATCAGAAATCCTTCAAAATGGAAAAATCCAAAATGAAGTTTTTTGGGAAATTTCTGAGAAAGGAGCTCTAAAACCTACAGTCCAAAAAAACACAAATAGAATAACTCCACAGGATCAAAATGAGGTCAACTCCATTATTCAATACTTGGAAACCTATCATGGATTAAACTCTATACTACCTTGGTTCGAGCAAGATTTAGCCACTCTTTTTCAGGAAGCTGATGACCCTGAAAAAAGAAATATCTCCTTAAACTATAGCAAATTCATAGTAGAATCCATGGGATTATCTTATGTCAATGAACTCCAAATTCAATTGAACGATAAATTACCTATTCATTTTAGATGGGAAATTCAATTTCAAGAGGTTAGACCTATTTCTGGATATGATTATGAATTGGCTTTTGATTTGAATTTGGAAACCAATCTGGATAAGACTTGGCCGGTTCCCGAGATCGGGATAGCAAAAATTTGGGTAGACGAAGACCTTTCAACTTTTCATGTAGAAATTGGGAATGTAAAGGGTCATGTGGATCTAATCGAAATGAAAAAGGAAATTGAAAATTTATATGGGCAAGGTTATGTCCAAAATATAAGTCCGGCAGACATGAGTTTTGAAATCCCAAATGACTCGATGAAGATTCAAATAGTATTTCAAAGCGTATCAAAGAACTCGGAAACTGAGAAAGAGGTAGACCAGCTTCATGGCATCATACTTTTAGGTAAAAAATAG
- the tamL gene encoding translocation and assembly module lipoprotein TamL, with amino-acid sequence MKNNKSIFFFLAFLTSFTGCQIKKHIPEGELLYTGATLDLEAPEVQDLKKIESELNDLLRPEPNSKFLGMYFGLWAYYKGEKEKPGFINRFLNKKFGQEPVYFSQVNTERTEELILNRLENRGFFYGQASSESIRGEKFAEVNYTAKVGQPYVLKEFQLERDSLEIEHEIQRLLGETLLQPGNRFDLNTLNSERERLDQGLKQKGYYNFNNDFLIFEADTNITDSARQFNLYLRLKNNVPKNSLVKYKIDQIQVFPNYSLDENTDQADTVQLDGKEFIQNGVVFKPELLNQYILIENGEYYSPNKSRLSSNRLSSIGNYQYVNLRYDELINEDSLGHLAASFLLSPMTKRSVRAELLGVSKSNNFAGPALNLVYRNRNLFKGGENFNISAKIGYEFQIAGGDLTGLHSLELGLRGDLIFPRVIFFVPIEEKFSYSVPKTKVSLGTDYLSRGGLYTLNSFYTSYGYFWNANRFAYHEINPININITNLAKSSPEFEEILDKNPFLRRSFDQNFIIGINYIFNYNKINDPVRKHGYFFGLGLDFAGNLVYGIDKWVGEGNGKIFGLEYAQYGKADLDFRYHFNINKTQTIASRLFAGVGVPFRNSSSLPYVKQYFSGGPNSIRAFRIRSIGPGSYAPEETNINSYFDQSGDIRLEGNIEYRFPMVSLLKGALFLDAGNIWLMNENEALPGGKFSSSWWNEIAVGTGIGFRIDIQFFVIRFDFATPLRKPFLPEGERWGNTFDIGSKTWRRENLIFNFAIGYPF; translated from the coding sequence ATGAAAAATAATAAAAGCATTTTCTTCTTTTTAGCCTTCTTGACTTCCTTCACTGGATGTCAAATAAAGAAACATATTCCCGAGGGGGAGCTACTTTATACGGGAGCCACTTTGGATCTAGAGGCTCCAGAAGTTCAAGACTTAAAGAAAATTGAATCTGAATTAAATGACTTGCTCAGACCAGAGCCTAATTCGAAGTTTCTCGGAATGTATTTTGGCCTATGGGCCTATTACAAAGGAGAAAAAGAAAAGCCTGGATTCATCAATCGCTTTCTCAATAAAAAATTTGGTCAAGAACCCGTTTATTTTAGCCAGGTAAATACGGAGCGTACGGAAGAGTTGATTTTGAATAGGTTAGAAAACCGAGGCTTTTTTTATGGACAAGCTAGCTCTGAAAGTATAAGAGGTGAAAAGTTTGCTGAAGTAAACTACACTGCAAAAGTAGGCCAACCTTATGTCTTGAAAGAATTCCAACTGGAAAGAGATTCACTGGAAATTGAACATGAAATCCAACGTCTATTAGGAGAAACTTTACTTCAACCAGGCAACCGATTTGATTTAAACACCTTGAACTCCGAAAGGGAAAGGCTTGACCAGGGCCTAAAGCAAAAAGGGTATTACAATTTCAATAATGACTTCCTAATCTTTGAAGCTGACACCAATATTACAGACAGTGCCCGTCAGTTTAACCTTTACCTCAGACTGAAAAACAACGTCCCAAAAAACAGCTTGGTAAAATATAAAATTGACCAAATTCAAGTATTCCCCAATTATTCCTTAGATGAAAATACCGACCAAGCAGACACCGTCCAACTTGACGGAAAAGAATTCATTCAAAACGGTGTCGTTTTCAAACCAGAATTGTTAAACCAATACATTTTAATTGAGAACGGGGAATATTATAGCCCTAATAAATCCAGACTTTCAAGCAACCGTCTAAGTTCAATAGGTAATTACCAATATGTCAATTTACGATACGATGAACTGATCAATGAAGATAGTCTAGGACATCTTGCTGCCAGTTTTTTACTTTCTCCCATGACTAAAAGATCCGTAAGGGCAGAATTATTGGGAGTGTCCAAGTCCAACAATTTTGCCGGCCCCGCACTCAACCTGGTATATAGAAACAGGAACTTGTTTAAGGGAGGTGAAAATTTCAATATTTCCGCAAAAATCGGCTATGAATTTCAGATCGCAGGTGGGGATTTAACAGGATTGCATTCTCTTGAATTAGGGTTGAGAGGAGATTTGATATTCCCAAGAGTGATTTTCTTTGTGCCAATTGAAGAGAAATTCAGTTATTCAGTACCTAAGACTAAAGTCAGTTTGGGAACAGATTATTTGAGCAGAGGTGGCTTATATACCTTAAATTCCTTTTACACGAGTTATGGATACTTCTGGAATGCCAACAGGTTTGCCTACCATGAGATTAACCCAATCAATATCAATATTACCAACCTCGCTAAATCATCTCCGGAGTTTGAAGAAATTCTGGATAAAAACCCTTTTTTAAGACGGAGTTTTGACCAAAACTTCATTATTGGAATCAATTATATTTTCAATTACAATAAAATTAACGATCCTGTCCGGAAGCATGGCTACTTCTTCGGTTTAGGTTTAGACTTCGCAGGAAACTTAGTCTATGGAATTGACAAATGGGTAGGAGAAGGCAATGGAAAGATCTTTGGCTTGGAATATGCCCAGTATGGTAAGGCTGACCTTGATTTTAGGTATCATTTCAATATAAATAAAACCCAAACCATCGCTTCAAGGCTTTTTGCTGGAGTGGGTGTACCCTTTAGAAATTCTTCGTCCTTGCCTTATGTAAAACAGTATTTCTCTGGTGGTCCAAACAGTATAAGAGCATTTAGAATTCGATCTATAGGACCTGGGAGTTATGCGCCTGAAGAAACTAACATAAACTCCTACTTTGACCAATCAGGTGACATTCGATTAGAGGGAAATATAGAATACCGATTCCCTATGGTGTCTCTCCTAAAAGGTGCTCTCTTTCTGGATGCAGGAAATATATGGTTAATGAATGAAAATGAAGCCTTACCTGGGGGTAAATTCAGCTCTAGCTGGTGGAATGAAATTGCGGTAGGAACCGGGATAGGGTTTAGAATTGATATTCAATTCTTTGTGATACGATTTGATTTTGCTACTCCGTTAAGAAAGCCTTTTTTACCGGAAGGAGAGCGATGGGGAAATACCTTTGATATAGGCAGTAAAACTTGGAGAAGAGAAAACCTTATTTTCAATTTTGCCATCGGATATCCTTTCTAA